The Plasmodium falciparum 3D7 genome assembly, chromosome: 3 nucleotide sequence attataaatacattaaatGTTGGTTAaagatttaaaaatatatatatatatatatatatatatatatatatatatatataaagcttatatatttaaaagattaaaaacataaaatatttctgaacatgtaataataataatgaaataaaaaaaaagaaagccTTTGGAAAATAGAACATTTcgaaataatgaaaaagaaaaacaaaaaaattatacaaatgtGAAGaaatataacttttttttttttttttctttttaatgtatttttaaatgggtttgtatgaaaaaaaatttgttctttattatattttaaaataaaattataaatggtTTTTAAATTCGTGatcttaattttttcattttgaatttttcattttaattttttcattttaattttttcattttaattttgttattttaatttttgttttttttttattatgtatccTTATGATTTATTCCTATTATAATCTGAATAAATCTaccaaaaaataaacatatacatttgaccatttttttttttttttttttttttatttattttccctAATTTAAGAAGGAtatagatgaaaaaaaaaaaaaaaaaaaaaaaaaaaaggaacttacaaaattttaaaccatgttttatatatgtgaaaaataaatatataaaagttatTAAATTTGTAAATGATTAATATTTGTAACCGTTTCTTATTcaacaaataataagaaataaatataaatatttatttaataataacagatatctttttttctttttttgtgttCCTTAACCagtaaacaaataaaatattatataaattagtatatattaaaatatatatattattatataaatatataaaaatatatatttatatataataatattttagaaCTATCGAAAATTTATGGGGCGttcttttcttatttatgCGATTTAAGTGCGACGATAcaatagttttttttttccacttttttaaaatataaatatataaaaatattatatatatatattatatatatattatatatataatatgtataaaggAAGATTTTTAGAAATGTCtttaaattcatttttttcttatcaaaattgtttcttaaaaatatatacatatttatatatataaaatgtatattttttttttttttttacataataaatatattcaatatatattatatataaaataatatatattattatataattaatataaaataaaatatagtatattatatatacgaatatatattatatttaatacatatataatatatatatatatataaataaatatatatatattataatatatatatatatatatatatataataataatatatgaatgcaaaaaataaaaaaatataataattctttttaaaattacaaaatgaacataaaaatttttttttaaactaaaattatttttttataccccatattaatattaaaactaGATTagcattataatatattatatattatatatatattatatatatatataaaaaaaaaaaaaaaattgctcttttaaaattctttttttatacatatataatataatattatatattattatatattattatatatatatatatatatatatatataaataaatattattcaaaaaaattaaaaaataaaaatatatttgtttaaaaatacaaaaaaaaagaaatttattagaaaaaaaaaaaaaaataaaatatattatttataattttataaaaacatttaattttttttttttttttttatatgtatatttattttgatatatcaACAAAATAAagtttaaaataaaatttttcttttcttttttttttttttatactaaaattgtaatttatattttttatttatttaaaaaataattttttttttttttttttatcatttaaattatttaacttactttttttaagaagtataataatatatatataatatataatatatatatatatatatatcgaattttttctttttatcattttccaattttttttttttattttttttaaaaactaaATTAACAATGGAAGTTCCAGGAAAAGTAATTGGTGGTAAAGTTGGAGGAAAAGTTGGTGGAAAAGTACTTGGTCTTGGTAAAGgaggaaaaggaaaaacaggtaaaaatataaataaatataaataaataaatatataagtatatatgttttttatatttatatataataacaaaataatggttcataatattattacttcttgtttaaaattattttattgaaTCAAAACGTTAATGTACCAAATTTGCAATTATTAGACTATAATTTATTgcataaattaatatatatataaaaaaatatatatatatatatatatatatatatatatattaatttatttttatctatttgtctttatatatatatgtaaaaatatttgtctgcatataaatatgtgagtaaatatatattaatattatatatatatatatatatatatatatatatatatatatatttttttttttttttttttttttttttttgccttGCAGGTTCAGGTAAAACTAAAAAAGCTCCATTATCCCGTGCATCAAGAGCTGGATTACAATTTCCAGTAGGTAGAGTTCACAGAATGTTAAAGAGCAGAATATCTTCTGATGGAAGAGTAGGTTCCACAGCAGCAGTTTACGCCGCAGCCATTTTGGAATACTTAACAGCAGAAGTTTTAGAATTGGCAGGAAATGCAACAAAAGATTTAAAAGTTAAGAGAATTACCCCAAGACATTTACAATTAGCCATTAGAGGTAATTTTCTATTGAAAAAtagctatttttttttttttttcttctttacaTGAACAAAtaaggggaaaaaaaaataataaatataaaaaaaaaaaaatatatatatatatatatatatgtatatttatttatatatatatatttaagacATGTAATATGCTtaccatataatattttttttttttttttttttttttttcttccctTATAGGTGACGAAGAATTAGATACTCTTATTAAAGCAACAATTGCTGGTGGTGGTGTTATCCCACACATACACAAAGCTTTAATGAATAAAGTTCCACTTCCCCCAACAGCTCAAAagaaaccaaaaaaaaactaaataaatattgaattgtattataataaaatgaaaaatatataaataattattatcatgagggtgttatatttatgtaactttccctttttttttttttttttttttttttccaataGTGTAAATATCAACTTAAGAAgacaaaaaatattcatatatatatatatatatatatatatatataatatgtttatatatttatttatacataaatatattgaattgtttacatattaaaaatttaacattatattaatatatatatatatattatttttaaaaaaaaatgtccttttttttttattccatGAAGATTTTTTAaggttatttatatatagcatactatacaataataaaaggaaaagtGTTTTGTTCTATCATTTTcgtatctttttttttttttttttttttttttttttattatcattatatgattacaaataaatatattatatatatgtacatatgtgtatacatttatatattattatttttttttaattatcatTCCAAATTGCTAAAGATTGCattgataaaaaatatattaaatagcaataaaaaaagaagaaatataacaaaattcaaataaaagatatatattccttttaatgtaataacaatatatataatattatatatacggTTATAGAATAAATAACGTACTAAATTCAATAGTATTAGTAAAAAgattaaatgaaataatataatattttttttttttttttttttacaaaatgaataaataaagtaaaatgaaaagatatcaaatatattttatatattatctttattatagGTGTAGGATATTTATTATTGAATTGGttatattaatgaaatattaattttgataaatgaattttttttttttttttttcaagtgaattatttgtttatatacaGATTTGATTGCTTATTAGAGAAGTAaatcttatttatattttacctacaaataattttaagAGGATTCacgtaaaaaataataaaataataaattcatatattagtagtaaaaataaattgaatttaaatatatgtatattactTACAttggatatataaaaaagaataaggaAATTTTtgattgttttttttttttttttttttttttttggcactgggaaatttattatacattttttagaacatataaaatatatatatattataaatcttatcagataatataaaagtcacaatcaatataaagaatataatatatataaatatatacatatatatatatatatatatatatatatatatttatgttgatttttttttttcttcttttgaaaatatgtaaaaatttacttttattaaaaatgatgaggaaataaaatgaaagaagaaacaaaaaaaaaaaaaaaaaataaaaaggaaaaaatattaaaaaaaaaaaaaataaaaagagaaaTTTTGGTagttataataatgtttGTAATATGTTTAGATATTTAAAGAacttttttacatttatatattctattatCTTATTATGTgaatatttatcttttataaaaCATTGTATTGCTATGAATCTTAGGAGTTATAGAAAATGCAGtctctatatatttaataacaaAGTGGATAAAACATCTTCTTTTCCTTCATGTAGAAAAAATtgtgtaaattatataaataaagataatgatttaaaaaggtttatgaataaaattaataagaaGAACTGGTTACgatatgaaaagaaaaagaaagaaaactTAAACATAAAAGTGAATAATTCCAAATATGATAAGGAAAGTCTGCATATGCTCATTCCAATGGAAATACctataagaaaaatgaataaatctAAATCAAATGTGATAGAATatgatgatattaataaagaagtaagtgaatataaaaagaaagaaaaaaataatattaaacaaGGAAATGAAAAAGGAATAGATAATAAAAGTGTTTGTAATCAtgtaatagaaaaaaaagat carries:
- a CDS encoding histone H2A.Z, with product MEVPGKVIGGKVGGKVGGKVLGLGKGGKGKTGSGKTKKAPLSRASRAGLQFPVGRVHRMLKSRISSDGRVGSTAAVYAAAILEYLTAEVLELAGNATKDLKVKRITPRHLQLAIRGDEELDTLIKATIAGGGVIPHIHKALMNKVPLPPTAQKKPKKN